One stretch of Armigeres subalbatus isolate Guangzhou_Male chromosome 2, GZ_Asu_2, whole genome shotgun sequence DNA includes these proteins:
- the LOC134213410 gene encoding mediator of RNA polymerase II transcription subunit 30 → MSGQYPSGYQSPSGHRGNFNSPMMQQQMNQMGVPNQMGMMGYNQGNVMQNQQQMQSGAGQVGPDMGMGQNIQQQQPNPNQGTGQVQQLQPGQNQAQQQQQQQQNPQQGHQLGMASGVQSVPGATQSVSGSVGAVPPGQPNPGPGTNTQAPNVQQKEFNLLSLCRIGQETVQDIVSRFQEVFGLLRQIQPPNGTNTGLSSSNDKKAKVQEQFRTIRLLFKRLRLLYDKCNDNCQQGMEYTHVESLIPLKGEPERAEPVHSEEYKKLMQENRESIEVVMMKNKQLREIIDKIRLTIWEINTMLSMRRC, encoded by the exons ATGTCCGGCCAATACCCGAGTGGTTATCAAAGTCCCAGTGGACACCGTGGCAATTTCAACAGTCCTATGATGCAGCAACAGATGAATCAAATGGGAGTACCGAACCAAATGGGAATGATGG GTTACAATCAAGGAAACGTCATGCAAAACCAACAGCAAATGCAATCCGGGGCGGGTCAAGTTGGTCCCGACATGGGTATGGGTCAGAATATTCAACAGCAACAACCGAATCCGAACCAAGGAACTGGCCAGGTTCAGCAACTACAACCGGGACAAAATCAagcgcagcagcagcagcaacaacagcaaaaCCCTCAGCAAGGCCATCAGCTGGGAATGGCTTCTGGAGTGCAATCAGTTCCGGGTGCTACCCAATCCGTATCTGGGTCTGTCGGAGCTGTTCCACCGGGACAACCCAATCCGGGGCCCGGAACCAATACGCAGGCACCCAATGTGCAGCAGAAAGAGTTCAATTTGTTGTCGTTGTGCCGGATTGGCCAGGAAACGGTACAGGACATCGTCAGCCGGTTCCAGGAGGTGTTCGGCTTGCTTCGACAGATTCAGCCCCCCAACGGAACGAATACGGGTCTTTCGTCAAGCAACGATAAGAAAGCCAAGGTTCAGGAACAGTTTCGCACCATACGGTTGCTGTTCAAACGGCTGCGGCTGCTGTATGACAAGTGCAATGACAACTGCCAGCAGGGCATGGAATACACCCACGTGGAAAGCTTGATACCGCTGAAGGGTGAACCGGAACGGGCGGAACCAGTTCACTCGGAGGAATACAAGAAACTGATGCAGGAGAACCGAGAAAGTATTGAGGTTGTGATGATGAAAAACAAACAGCTGCGGGAGATAATCGACAAGATCCGACTGACGATTTGGGAGATCAATACGATGCTGAGTATGAGAAGGTGCTAG